The Bradyrhizobium barranii subsp. barranii genome segment GATCTGGGGCTTTCCCAAGAAATACGCCCATCCCAAGCTCGAGATCGTCAAGGACACGCTGACGGGCACGCTGGAATATGCCGGCCAGCTCGTCGCCATGGGCACGATGGGCTACAAGCACGAGAGCATGGCCGGCAACGGCGATCGCACCCGTGCGACGCTGTCGAAGACGCAGATCAATCTGAAGATGATTCCGGGCGTCGACGGCCGTCTCGAAGTCTGTCAGCTCGTCGCGATCAACCTCATCGACATCGTGCCGAAGGGCTCCTGGATGGGGCCCGGCCGGCTGCATCTGGTGCCGCATGTCAACGCGCCGGTCGCGGATTTCCCGGTTCGCCGCTGCCTGGGCGCGCACCACTACATCGCCGATCTCACGCTGCCGTTCGGCCGCGTCGTGCACGACTACGTCAAGGAGGCCGAGGCGATGGCCGCGACGGGGCGGGCCGCGGAGTAGGGCGGCCATCATCAAACTGTAACAAAGCCGTAATTGAGTACCCGTGAGAGGTCCGGAAGATGCCGTCAGCCATCTTCCGGAAGCGGGGCATTTGTTGACGGTTGGGGTTGGCCATGGCTGAGCCGGCGAAGCTTGTCAGCGCGATATCGGATTCCGTGCCCGCCATTCCCGGCCTGGTCTGGGCGTTCCGGCTGCACGGCGACGGCAGTGCCGAGGCGCTGCCGATCGACCAGCCGATCGAGTTCAGCCATGACGGCCGGCTCTGGCTGCATTTCAATCTGACCGATGCGCGCGCGCGGCCCTGGATCGCGGCGTCACAGCTGCCGCCGCTCGCGCGTGACCTCCTGCTGTCCAACGACACTTTCCAGCAGCTTCACGTCATCGACCACTGCGTCTACGGCGTCTTCTCCGATCTCGTGCGCGACATCGACAGCGCGACGGAAGAGACCGCGTTCCTGCGTTTCGCCATGACCGAGCATCTTCTCGTCAGCGGCCGGCATCAGGCGTTGTGCTCGGCCGATGCGACGCGGCGCGTGCTCGAAGGCGGCTACCGCGTCGACAACGTCGCCCATCTCCTGGAAAAGATCGTCGACGAGGTCGCCGACACACTGGACCGGATCGCGGACAAGCTCGGCCAGGAGATCGACGACATCGAGGAGCGGATTTTGGCCGACGACGCCAAGCCGGAGATGCGCCGCAATCTCGGCCGGCTGCGCCGGACCTGCGTCAGGTTGCATCGCCAGCTCACCGGCCTGCGCGTGCTGTTCCACCGGCTCGATCAGAAGAACACCGATCATCTCGCGCCGGCCTTGCGCATCCACGCCGGCAAGCTGGCGCAGCGGCTGGACGGGCTCGATCACGACATCGTCGAGCTCCGCGAACGCAGCCGCCTGCTCGAGGAGGAGCTGCGCTTCAAGAACGAGGAGGAAAGCAACCACCACCTCCACACGCTCTCCATCGTGACCTCGCTGCTGCTGCCGCCGACCTTGATCACCGGCATCTTCGGCATGAACACCAAGGGCCTGCCGCTGAGCTATGGCGGAATCTGGGTGATGACGGTGTGAGGAAGGCGGCGTATCGAGGCGGGTGACGAGCCTGCCAGAACCTCTCGAGGAGAGCGATACGCCATGACCGAGACTACCAATGTTCTTGCTTTCCGTCAGCCGTCCGCGGTTGATGATCCACTGACCGATATCGTTCGAGCCGGCGCGCGGGACCTGCTTGCCAGGGCGATCGAGATCGAGGTTGGCGCGTTTCTGGCCAGCAAGGCCAATCTGACGCTGCCCGACGGTCGAGCGCGCCTGGTCCGACATGGGCACGGTCCGGTGCGCGAGATTGCGACCGGCATCGGTCCGGTGGAGGTCGCTCGTCCCAAGGTCCGCGACCGCGGAGCGAGCGGGCCAGGCGACCGCCTCCGCTTCAGTTCGGCAATCCTGCCGCTATGGGCGCGGCGGACGAAGAGCCTGGATGCCTTGATCCCGGTCCTCTATTTGCGCGGCATCTCGACCGGCGACTTCCAGGAGGCGCTCTCGGCGCTGCTCGGCAAGGATGCGCCGAACCTGTCGCCT includes the following:
- a CDS encoding acetoacetate decarboxylase is translated as MRREDVLRLPSMPAAGPSYPAGPYRFVNREFLVITNETDPELIRAGLPEPLEPIDQPIVHYEWIKMPDSSGFGSYTESGLVIPARLNGEEVNFVSQMYLDDDPPIAAGREIWGFPKKYAHPKLEIVKDTLTGTLEYAGQLVAMGTMGYKHESMAGNGDRTRATLSKTQINLKMIPGVDGRLEVCQLVAINLIDIVPKGSWMGPGRLHLVPHVNAPVADFPVRRCLGAHHYIADLTLPFGRVVHDYVKEAEAMAATGRAAE
- a CDS encoding transporter, with amino-acid sequence MAEPAKLVSAISDSVPAIPGLVWAFRLHGDGSAEALPIDQPIEFSHDGRLWLHFNLTDARARPWIAASQLPPLARDLLLSNDTFQQLHVIDHCVYGVFSDLVRDIDSATEETAFLRFAMTEHLLVSGRHQALCSADATRRVLEGGYRVDNVAHLLEKIVDEVADTLDRIADKLGQEIDDIEERILADDAKPEMRRNLGRLRRTCVRLHRQLTGLRVLFHRLDQKNTDHLAPALRIHAGKLAQRLDGLDHDIVELRERSRLLEEELRFKNEEESNHHLHTLSIVTSLLLPPTLITGIFGMNTKGLPLSYGGIWVMTV